One genomic region from Geothermobacter ehrlichii encodes:
- a CDS encoding amidohydrolase family protein — protein MAHIYTARYLVPVASPPVEGGALLVEGERIAAVGRFDEIVAQTAGAEVVDFGESVLLPPMANAHTHLELTDLPVWMEAGEGHLPEGGFVDWLLRVIIVKRQQPADVFPTSIRRGLDLCLEAGTGVIGDILSVTSAVDAYLHTPLLGTVFAELLGQEPQLFRQQLERTSSFLARRPAQHLNTGLSPHSPYTLGCRTLELAADSIAQHGCPASIHAAESAAESRLVRSGDGELAERIYPLAGWEDYLDGGCGLSVIAWLESCGLLRPGLLLVHGVQVDKEDVARIRRHGCGVVLCPRSNERLGVGRAPVDLYRQAGIPLALGTDSLASCDSLSVWDEMAATARIYGRELAPAEILHMATAGGAGMLGLDRVAGTLEPGKGAHFQVVAAPDGTGSRDLVAALVCDGERVRVRQLYLHGKARLQPESDA, from the coding sequence GTGGCGCACATCTACACCGCCCGATACCTGGTTCCCGTCGCTTCCCCTCCTGTCGAGGGCGGCGCCCTGCTGGTCGAGGGGGAGCGGATTGCCGCCGTCGGTCGGTTCGACGAGATCGTGGCCCAAACCGCCGGTGCCGAGGTGGTCGACTTCGGGGAGAGCGTTCTGCTGCCGCCCATGGCCAATGCCCACACCCACCTCGAGCTGACCGACCTGCCAGTCTGGATGGAGGCGGGCGAGGGACATCTGCCGGAGGGCGGCTTCGTCGACTGGCTGCTGCGGGTCATCATCGTCAAGCGGCAGCAGCCGGCCGATGTTTTCCCGACTTCGATTCGCCGCGGTCTTGACCTGTGTCTGGAGGCAGGGACCGGCGTGATCGGCGACATCCTGTCGGTCACTTCCGCCGTCGACGCCTACCTGCACACGCCGCTTCTGGGGACGGTTTTCGCCGAACTTCTCGGGCAGGAGCCGCAACTTTTCCGGCAGCAGCTCGAGCGGACTTCGTCTTTTCTGGCGCGGCGGCCGGCGCAGCACCTGAATACCGGCCTTTCGCCCCATTCGCCCTACACCCTCGGTTGCCGGACTCTCGAACTGGCGGCCGACAGCATTGCGCAGCACGGCTGTCCGGCCAGCATTCACGCCGCCGAGTCCGCAGCCGAGAGCCGGCTGGTTCGCAGCGGCGATGGCGAGCTGGCCGAGCGGATCTATCCCCTGGCCGGCTGGGAAGACTATCTCGATGGCGGCTGCGGACTGTCCGTGATCGCCTGGCTCGAGTCGTGCGGCCTGTTGCGGCCGGGACTGCTGCTGGTGCACGGGGTTCAGGTCGACAAGGAGGATGTGGCGCGAATCCGCCGGCACGGCTGCGGCGTTGTCCTCTGCCCCCGCTCCAACGAGCGGCTCGGCGTCGGACGGGCGCCGGTCGACCTCTACCGTCAGGCGGGGATTCCCCTCGCTTTGGGCACCGACAGCCTCGCTTCCTGCGACAGTCTTTCCGTCTGGGACGAAATGGCCGCCACCGCCCGTATCTATGGACGCGAACTGGCTCCCGCCGAGATTCTCCACATGGCTACCGCCGGCGGCGCCGGAATGCTCGGACTGGACCGGGTTGCGGGAACTCTCGAGCCGGGGAAGGGGGCGCACTTCCAGGTGGTTGCGGCGCCCGATGGCACGGGGAGCCGCGACCTGGTCGCGGCTCTGGTCTGCGATGGCGAGCGGGTACGGGTGCGCCAGCTCTATCTGCATGGCAAGGCGAGACTGCAGCCGGAAAGCGACGCCTGA
- a CDS encoding SoxR reducing system RseC family protein — translation MIQETGIVIESRPDGIVVVRCVKSSACKHCEARAACHAGHDQAERLVEARNLIDARVGERVRVAISSEAFLRSSFLVYIVPLVALVFCAAVGNSLAPRLLPGADVELVTAVFGITGMLLAFVGVRLRSRGLEKERYLPRVVGRVDDTDGTPGESGHGH, via the coding sequence ATGATTCAGGAAACAGGCATCGTCATCGAAAGCCGGCCGGACGGCATCGTCGTCGTCCGTTGCGTCAAGAGCAGCGCCTGCAAGCACTGCGAGGCCAGGGCGGCCTGCCATGCCGGCCACGATCAGGCCGAACGGCTGGTCGAGGCGCGCAATCTCATCGACGCCAGGGTCGGCGAAAGGGTGCGGGTTGCCATCAGCAGCGAAGCCTTTCTGCGTTCGTCCTTTCTGGTCTATATCGTTCCCCTGGTGGCCCTGGTCTTCTGCGCCGCCGTCGGCAACAGCCTGGCGCCGCGCCTGCTCCCCGGGGCCGATGTCGAACTGGTGACCGCCGTTTTCGGCATTACCGGCATGCTGCTGGCCTTTGTCGGAGTGCGCCTGCGCAGCCGCGGACTGGAAAAGGAGCGCTATCTGCCGCGCGTCGTCGGGCGGGTCGATGATACGGACGGGACCCCTGGAGAGAGCGGACATGGGCATTAA
- the smpB gene encoding SsrA-binding protein SmpB, which produces MGIKVVANNKKAYHDYFIDETIEAGMVLQGTEVKSLRASACNLRDSYCRIRNGEIFVENMHISPYDFGNRENHEPLRSRKLLLHAEEIRKLAKKVDEKGYALIPTRVYFKDGRAKLEIGVARGKKLYDKRETLKRKQDAREMERAMRKKGY; this is translated from the coding sequence ATGGGCATTAAGGTCGTCGCCAACAACAAGAAGGCCTACCACGACTACTTCATCGACGAGACCATCGAGGCCGGCATGGTGCTGCAGGGGACCGAAGTCAAGTCCCTGCGGGCGTCGGCCTGCAACCTGCGCGACAGCTACTGCCGGATCAGAAACGGCGAGATTTTCGTCGAGAACATGCATATCAGCCCCTATGATTTCGGCAACCGGGAGAATCACGAGCCTCTGCGGTCGCGCAAGCTGCTGCTGCACGCCGAAGAGATCCGCAAGCTGGCCAAGAAGGTTGACGAAAAGGGCTACGCCCTGATTCCGACCCGGGTCTATTTCAAGGACGGGCGGGCCAAGCTGGAAATCGGCGTTGCCCGCGGCAAGAAACTCTACGACAAGCGTGAGACCCTGAAGCGCAAGCAGGATGCCCGCGAAATGGAGCGGGCGATGAGAAAGAAGGGCTACTGA
- a CDS encoding GIY-YIG nuclease family protein, with protein sequence MEETFHYVYILTSLACAERHYVGLTKNLEARLAAHNSGQVPHTSKYRPWQIETAIAFRSREKAVAFERYLKSHSGRAFSRKHF encoded by the coding sequence ATGGAAGAGACATTTCATTACGTTTATATTCTGACAAGTCTCGCTTGCGCCGAACGCCATTACGTTGGGCTGACGAAAAACCTTGAAGCCCGTCTTGCCGCCCACAACTCAGGGCAAGTTCCCCATACCTCCAAGTATCGTCCCTGGCAGATTGAGACCGCGATTGCATTCCGGTCCCGCGAAAAAGCCGTCGCCTTTGAACGTTACCTGAAAAGCCATTCGGGAAGGGCCTTTTCCCGGAAGCATTTTTGA
- a CDS encoding nucleotidyltransferase substrate binding protein, translated as MDRNRLEERKKDFQAAVARLDEACRLPSDPIVRDSVIQRFEFCWELAWKTLNIWLNYLGVDVQNPRDTFREAYNAGLIADGNLWSDMQKMRNLTSHTYNEQLAEEVYSFIRETGLGLFTALAEKSRTWTIDD; from the coding sequence ATGGATCGCAACCGGCTCGAGGAGCGCAAGAAGGATTTTCAGGCCGCGGTAGCACGGCTGGATGAAGCCTGCCGGCTGCCGTCTGACCCCATTGTGCGCGATTCCGTGATCCAGCGGTTCGAGTTCTGCTGGGAACTGGCCTGGAAGACTCTCAACATCTGGCTGAACTATCTCGGTGTCGATGTGCAGAATCCGCGCGATACCTTTCGCGAGGCGTACAACGCCGGCCTGATTGCCGACGGCAACCTTTGGTCGGACATGCAGAAAATGCGCAACCTCACCAGTCACACCTATAATGAACAGTTGGCCGAGGAGGTCTATTCCTTCATCCGGGAAACCGGGCTGGGCCTGTTCACTGCTCTTGCCGAAAAGAGTCGGACATGGACGATCGACGATTGA
- a CDS encoding nucleotidyltransferase domain-containing protein, with translation MDDRRLIFGLAARHYADFHAIFSRYPQIQKVLIFGSRAKGVARPGSDFDLAVFAPDLSDRDFSRLWNEIDALPVVFKIDLLHWDCLPSSPLKEKILAEGKLFYPLPETAS, from the coding sequence ATGGACGATCGACGATTGATCTTCGGTCTGGCCGCGCGGCACTACGCCGATTTTCACGCCATATTCAGCCGTTACCCGCAAATCCAGAAGGTTCTCATCTTCGGCTCGCGCGCCAAGGGCGTTGCCCGTCCCGGTTCGGATTTTGACCTGGCGGTTTTTGCCCCGGATCTGAGTGACCGGGATTTTTCCAGGCTCTGGAACGAGATCGACGCTTTGCCGGTTGTGTTCAAGATCGATCTTTTACACTGGGACTGTCTGCCGTCGTCTCCGCTGAAGGAGAAGATACTTGCGGAGGGGAAACTCTTCTACCCGTTGCCCGAGACTGCCAGTTGA
- a CDS encoding SIR2 family NAD-dependent protein deacylase, translating into MQKISPAECAGLIRGAAAIVALTGAGISTAAGIPDFRGPRGLYVTRRYDPEKVFEIGGFLNEPQDFYEFSRDFVATVRDVRPTFSHRFLADLESAGKLAGIVTQNIDMLHQQAGSRRVVELHGSYGSATCLDCGDRLRDLDYAWWQRAMQESPTPPVAYCRTCNGVLKPDIVFFGEMVNGFERAERMVRECDLLLVLGSSLQVAPASLLPYGCDAMTVVVNRGKVDLAPAGHRFFADADLDGYFVRVAGCLEDLLGGS; encoded by the coding sequence ATGCAGAAGATCTCGCCCGCAGAATGCGCCGGACTGATTCGCGGCGCCGCCGCCATCGTGGCCCTGACCGGGGCCGGGATTTCCACCGCCGCCGGCATCCCTGACTTTCGTGGCCCACGGGGGCTCTATGTCACCCGGCGCTATGATCCGGAAAAAGTTTTCGAGATCGGCGGATTTCTGAACGAGCCACAAGACTTCTACGAATTCTCCCGCGACTTTGTCGCCACGGTCAGGGATGTCCGGCCGACCTTCAGTCACCGCTTTCTGGCCGATCTGGAATCCGCGGGGAAGCTGGCCGGGATCGTCACCCAGAACATCGACATGCTCCACCAGCAGGCCGGCAGCCGCAGGGTCGTCGAGCTGCACGGCTCCTACGGGTCGGCGACCTGTCTCGACTGTGGCGACAGGCTGCGGGATCTCGACTACGCCTGGTGGCAGCGGGCCATGCAGGAGAGTCCCACTCCGCCGGTGGCCTATTGCCGGACCTGCAACGGCGTCCTCAAGCCCGACATCGTCTTCTTTGGTGAAATGGTCAATGGATTCGAGCGCGCCGAGCGGATGGTCCGGGAGTGCGATCTGCTCCTGGTTCTCGGCTCATCCCTTCAGGTTGCGCCCGCATCGTTGCTGCCGTACGGATGCGACGCCATGACGGTGGTGGTGAACAGGGGAAAGGTGGACTTGGCGCCGGCCGGGCACAGGTTTTTTGCCGACGCGGACCTGGACGGGTATTTTGTCCGGGTTGCCGGCTGCCTGGAGGACCTGCTCGGAGGCTCTTGA
- a CDS encoding formate--tetrahydrofolate ligase: MSVPVAIARIAEKLAIHPEDLLPFGRQIAKVHIRALERPATGKGRLVLVSATTPTPSGEGKTTTSIGLAQALSQLGESVCLALREASLGPCLGRKGGATGGGRSVLVPAERINLHFTGDFHAVTCANNLLSAVIDNHIYHGNALGIDPRRVVWRRVMDMNDRSLRHIVVGLGGTGQGIPREGGFDITAASEVMAILCLAGDIDDLRRRLDNILVAYTWDGAPVHARQLRVTGAMLALLCDAIHPNLVQTGEGVPALVHGGPFANIAHGCSSLLATRMAMHHADWAVTEAGFGFDLGAEKFFDIKCRMAGLDPVAVVLVTTVRALKMHGGAPGNRLEQPDPAALARGLANLDKHIENVRRFNKQPVVALNRFDSDSDEEIALVRRCCDERHVACAVCSHYQQGGSGARELARAVMTVAEKNRPFVPLYDLEAPVEEKIRIICREIYGADDVAFTRQAERDLRQMKDLGYAGLPVCVAKAPTSLSDNPALKGRPRDFEVTVRAVQVNAGAGFLVVLTGDILRMPGLPERPLAERIDIGPDGGILGL, from the coding sequence ATGTCAGTTCCAGTCGCCATAGCCCGGATCGCCGAGAAACTGGCGATTCATCCGGAAGACCTGCTTCCCTTTGGCCGGCAGATCGCCAAGGTGCATATCAGGGCGCTCGAACGCCCTGCGACCGGGAAGGGCCGGCTGGTCCTGGTCTCCGCCACCACGCCGACTCCGAGCGGGGAGGGGAAGACGACCACCAGCATCGGTCTGGCCCAGGCCCTGAGTCAACTGGGGGAATCGGTCTGCCTGGCTTTGCGCGAGGCGTCGCTCGGGCCCTGTCTCGGCCGGAAGGGAGGCGCCACCGGCGGCGGTCGCAGTGTGCTGGTGCCGGCCGAGCGGATCAACCTGCACTTCACCGGTGATTTCCACGCCGTCACCTGCGCCAACAATCTCCTTTCGGCGGTCATCGACAATCACATTTACCATGGCAACGCCCTCGGCATCGACCCGCGCCGCGTTGTCTGGCGGCGGGTGATGGACATGAACGACCGCAGCCTGCGCCATATCGTCGTCGGTCTCGGCGGCACGGGGCAGGGCATTCCGCGGGAAGGCGGCTTTGACATCACCGCCGCCTCCGAGGTGATGGCGATTCTCTGTCTGGCCGGAGATATCGACGATCTGCGCCGCCGGCTCGACAACATCCTGGTGGCCTACACCTGGGACGGTGCCCCGGTCCATGCCCGCCAGCTGCGGGTGACGGGCGCCATGCTCGCCCTGCTGTGTGATGCCATTCATCCCAATCTGGTCCAGACCGGCGAGGGCGTACCGGCCCTGGTGCACGGCGGTCCCTTTGCCAACATCGCTCACGGCTGCAGCAGTCTGCTCGCCACCCGGATGGCCATGCATCATGCCGACTGGGCCGTTACGGAAGCGGGTTTCGGTTTCGACCTCGGGGCCGAGAAGTTTTTCGATATCAAGTGCCGGATGGCGGGGCTCGATCCGGTGGCCGTGGTGCTGGTGACCACGGTACGGGCGCTGAAGATGCACGGCGGAGCACCCGGGAATCGGCTCGAACAGCCCGACCCGGCGGCCCTTGCCCGCGGTCTGGCCAACCTCGACAAGCACATCGAGAATGTGCGCAGGTTCAACAAGCAGCCGGTGGTCGCCCTGAACCGTTTTGACAGTGACAGTGATGAGGAGATTGCCCTGGTGCGACGATGCTGTGACGAACGGCATGTGGCCTGTGCCGTCTGCAGCCATTACCAGCAAGGCGGCAGCGGTGCCCGCGAGCTGGCCCGGGCGGTGATGACGGTGGCCGAAAAGAACCGGCCCTTTGTTCCTCTCTACGACCTCGAGGCTCCGGTGGAAGAAAAGATCCGCATCATCTGTCGGGAAATCTACGGGGCCGACGATGTCGCCTTTACCCGCCAGGCGGAGCGCGACTTGCGGCAGATGAAGGATCTCGGATACGCCGGATTGCCGGTCTGTGTCGCCAAGGCTCCGACATCCCTGTCCGACAATCCGGCCCTCAAGGGACGCCCGCGCGATTTCGAAGTGACCGTGCGGGCGGTGCAGGTCAATGCCGGCGCTGGTTTCCTGGTGGTGCTGACCGGAGATATCCTGCGCATGCCCGGCCTGCCGGAAAGGCCGCTGGCCGAACGGATCGATATCGGGCCGGACGGCGGGATCCTGGGACTGTGA
- a CDS encoding Rossmann-like domain-containing protein, whose translation MSVMTELREMALGLAARFSIPKIAGIVFPAVGESGQPGDCAADACRFMAMALDGGAGGISYLLLPDDSVADYRTLQPRSFVGTRPEKYAEAFGTSDPVRDMLGLAAINAICQHVMRVTGRVPENAADSLGLMNIAEGDRVGMVGFFPPLVRYMRDSRAELVIVEKKAELVDRFPDLQVTLDVSALQGCNKILCTGTTVLNDTLDEVLAHCRNAEHVSVLGPTAGYFPDPLFARGVHVLGGRFVDDATLLLKLISEGRKWGEATRKLCFEADGYQGIDDLVRQASSGC comes from the coding sequence ATGAGTGTCATGACCGAATTGCGGGAGATGGCCCTGGGCCTTGCCGCCCGTTTTTCGATTCCGAAGATTGCCGGTATCGTGTTTCCCGCGGTTGGCGAAAGCGGTCAGCCCGGAGACTGCGCCGCCGACGCCTGCCGGTTCATGGCCATGGCGCTCGACGGCGGCGCCGGCGGCATAAGCTACCTGCTGCTGCCCGATGACAGTGTCGCCGATTACCGTACCCTGCAGCCCCGGTCGTTCGTCGGGACCCGTCCCGAGAAGTACGCCGAGGCTTTCGGCACCTCCGATCCGGTGCGCGACATGCTGGGACTGGCGGCCATCAACGCCATCTGCCAGCATGTGATGCGGGTGACCGGGCGGGTGCCCGAAAACGCGGCGGATTCGCTCGGACTGATGAACATCGCGGAGGGCGACCGGGTGGGCATGGTCGGCTTCTTTCCGCCCCTGGTCAGGTACATGCGCGACAGCCGGGCGGAGCTGGTCATCGTCGAAAAGAAGGCGGAACTGGTTGACCGCTTCCCCGATTTGCAAGTGACGCTCGATGTCAGTGCTCTTCAGGGCTGCAACAAGATTCTGTGCACCGGAACGACGGTTCTCAACGACACCCTGGACGAGGTGCTTGCGCACTGCCGGAATGCCGAGCATGTTTCGGTGCTCGGGCCGACCGCCGGCTATTTTCCCGATCCTCTGTTCGCGCGGGGTGTCCACGTGCTCGGCGGCCGTTTTGTTGATGATGCCACGCTGTTGCTGAAACTGATTTCCGAGGGCAGAAAGTGGGGCGAGGCGACGCGAAAGCTCTGTTTTGAAGCCGACGGGTATCAGGGAATTGACGACTTGGTCCGCCAAGCTTCCTCAGGTTGTTGA
- a CDS encoding Hsp20/alpha crystallin family protein encodes MANWHELKEGAENMLHSVTEGWRQIIDRASGALTRYLPGLNREGKDDGEAREIARRSSGWGMLAAEVSETDKKVVVRLEAPGLEADEIDIQVIDNTLIVRGEKRLQREHTDGRYHIMECAYGHFERAIPLPARIAADRAEASYRKGVLRIELPKSDQPTGKVIRVR; translated from the coding sequence ATGGCAAACTGGCATGAGCTGAAGGAAGGCGCCGAGAACATGCTGCATTCGGTCACTGAAGGCTGGCGGCAGATCATCGACCGGGCCTCCGGTGCCCTGACCCGTTACCTGCCCGGACTGAACCGTGAAGGGAAGGACGACGGCGAAGCGCGGGAAATCGCCCGCAGAAGCTCTGGCTGGGGCATGCTGGCGGCCGAAGTGTCGGAAACCGACAAAAAGGTCGTCGTGCGGCTGGAAGCGCCGGGACTCGAAGCGGACGAGATTGATATCCAGGTCATCGACAACACCCTGATCGTTCGCGGTGAAAAACGGCTGCAGCGCGAGCACACCGACGGCCGCTATCACATCATGGAATGTGCCTACGGACACTTCGAACGGGCCATCCCCCTGCCCGCCCGCATCGCCGCCGACAGGGCCGAAGCCAGCTATCGCAAGGGTGTCTTGCGCATCGAACTGCCGAAAAGCGACCAGCCGACCGGCAAGGTCATCCGGGTGCGCTAA
- a CDS encoding DNA cytosine methyltransferase, with amino-acid sequence MARQVRALEFFCGIGGFAAAVRGHDVEVVCAFDQNLSAIGVYRHNFPEHEVRTGNLERITPDDLASLPADFWWLSPPCQPYSVRGRGADLDDPRARSLMHLLDILRQLPGELRPRNLALENVTGFARSRARRMLLACLQDLGYRIRECTLCPTELGIPMRRPRYYLAASRSFLAAPDPVARPPMRPLADYLLPEAAVDPRLLLPAEIVERFGNGFRILEPAADDAYTTCFTAGYGKSLMHAGSYLRCGPGVRRFAPMEIAALLHFPADFRFPAGMSLRQCWKLLGNSLSVAAVRQVLRQFFYPSTGEDEG; translated from the coding sequence ATGGCGAGGCAGGTGCGGGCTCTGGAGTTTTTCTGTGGTATCGGCGGTTTCGCCGCAGCGGTGCGGGGGCATGATGTCGAGGTGGTGTGCGCCTTCGATCAGAACCTCTCCGCCATCGGGGTCTACCGGCACAACTTTCCGGAGCATGAGGTCCGCACCGGGAATCTCGAACGGATTACCCCGGACGATCTGGCGTCGCTGCCGGCCGATTTCTGGTGGCTCTCTCCGCCCTGTCAGCCCTATTCGGTGCGCGGCCGCGGTGCCGATCTCGACGATCCCAGGGCGCGCAGCCTGATGCATCTGCTCGATATTCTGCGACAGTTGCCCGGCGAGCTGCGGCCTCGCAACCTGGCGCTGGAAAACGTGACCGGTTTTGCCCGCTCGCGTGCCCGCAGAATGCTGCTCGCGTGCCTGCAGGACCTCGGCTACCGGATTCGCGAATGCACCCTCTGTCCGACCGAACTCGGCATTCCCATGCGGCGGCCGCGCTACTACCTGGCCGCCAGTCGTTCCTTTCTGGCCGCCCCGGATCCTGTCGCCCGGCCGCCCATGCGGCCGCTGGCGGACTATCTTTTGCCGGAGGCTGCCGTCGATCCGCGGCTGCTGCTGCCGGCCGAGATCGTCGAAAGGTTCGGCAACGGGTTCAGGATTCTCGAACCGGCCGCCGACGACGCCTACACCACCTGCTTTACCGCCGGCTACGGCAAGTCGCTGATGCATGCCGGCTCCTACCTGCGTTGCGGGCCTGGGGTGCGACGGTTCGCCCCGATGGAGATTGCCGCGCTGCTGCACTTTCCCGCCGATTTCCGTTTTCCAGCCGGCATGTCGTTGCGCCAGTGCTGGAAGCTGCTGGGCAACAGCCTGTCGGTGGCGGCCGTCAGGCAGGTTCTGCGGCAGTTTTTCTACCCTTCGACCGGGGAGGATGAAGGTTGA
- a CDS encoding Crp/Fnr family transcriptional regulator — MDIRNLLRQSYLFAGVSDGDLDRLAEISRLRTARRGEVLFADGDEAEGFFIVASGKVKIYKLSPEGKERILHIIHPGWSFAEAAIFGDGRYPAYAEPLATSELLFLPRTAFLDLLARHNQLALNMIGGLSRFLRQFVTQIEELTFKDVPARLARYLLDLACSADHVELPISKTQLASNLGTVSETLSRTFRRLSDEGLIRVAGKRIDILDREGLIMLSRTCKE, encoded by the coding sequence ATGGATATCCGGAACCTGCTGCGTCAGAGCTACCTCTTCGCCGGCGTCAGTGACGGGGATCTCGACCGGCTGGCGGAGATTTCCCGGTTGCGGACAGCCCGCCGGGGTGAAGTCCTTTTCGCCGACGGCGATGAAGCCGAAGGCTTCTTCATTGTTGCCAGCGGCAAGGTGAAGATCTACAAGCTGTCGCCCGAGGGCAAGGAGCGCATCCTGCACATCATTCATCCCGGCTGGTCTTTCGCCGAGGCGGCCATCTTCGGCGATGGACGCTATCCGGCCTACGCCGAGCCGCTGGCGACGTCGGAGCTGCTCTTTTTGCCGCGCACCGCCTTTCTCGATCTGCTCGCCCGGCACAACCAGCTGGCACTCAACATGATCGGTGGCCTGTCACGTTTCCTGCGGCAGTTCGTCACCCAGATCGAAGAACTGACCTTCAAGGACGTTCCCGCCCGTCTCGCCCGTTATCTGCTCGATCTGGCCTGTTCCGCAGATCATGTCGAACTGCCAATTTCCAAGACCCAGCTCGCCTCCAATCTCGGCACGGTCAGCGAAACCCTTTCCCGTACCTTTCGTCGCCTCTCCGACGAAGGATTGATCCGGGTCGCCGGCAAACGCATCGATATTCTCGATCGCGAGGGGTTGATCATGCTTTCCCGGACCTGCAAGGAATGA
- a CDS encoding sensor histidine kinase has protein sequence MGRDKKKNRSLLLMAFLCLLIGIGVPLLNLAYIYPYFSRFAIEDVKEDTVRVSKLLSRVVLNDDNWRDWISKGMVPDFLADDLARAAGEIELIKLKFFLANGRTIYSTDIADVGKRNTADFFRHQVASGRIFARLVSRAHDSAGGRVSRQDVVEVFVPVMHQGRFVGAFELNVDVTDRIEALHGLLLKLSIIPTVLLLLAMGIMLWLMRNLNFYIQAQLDTEEDLIKALDESWQLTEEMAASQRQLVQQAEELEELNRQLKEAQAQMLQREKMASIGQLAAGVAHEINNPVGFVSSNIRTLKKYFDKFITFVQKVESLVDGQPDSRLQEQLRKIERELRLAQVMEDVPELIAESCEGMQRVKEIVLNLKSFSRVDNTERQQANLNDCLESTLKIVWNELKYKARVECDYGELPNIYCRPQELNQVFMNLLVNAAHAIEKEGEIRIRTWADDDEVHVAISDTGSGIPEEIRQRIFEPFFTTKEVGKGTGLGLSISWDIVQKHGGRLEVDSEVGKGTTFTISLPRRESDADEEMEARSQQEVTKTTVEEEKWAKLSQPEAV, from the coding sequence ATGGGTCGCGATAAGAAAAAAAACAGATCGCTGCTGTTGATGGCCTTTCTCTGTCTGCTGATCGGCATTGGCGTTCCGCTGCTCAATCTGGCCTACATCTATCCCTATTTTTCCCGTTTCGCCATCGAGGACGTCAAGGAAGACACGGTGCGCGTCTCCAAATTGCTCAGTCGTGTCGTCCTGAATGACGACAACTGGCGTGACTGGATCAGCAAGGGAATGGTGCCCGACTTTCTGGCCGACGATCTGGCCCGAGCGGCAGGAGAGATCGAGCTGATCAAGCTGAAGTTCTTTCTGGCCAACGGCCGTACCATCTACTCCACCGACATCGCCGATGTCGGCAAGAGAAACACCGCCGATTTTTTTCGGCATCAGGTCGCCAGCGGCCGGATTTTCGCCCGGCTTGTCAGCAGGGCGCATGATTCTGCCGGTGGGCGGGTTTCCCGGCAGGATGTGGTCGAGGTTTTTGTGCCGGTGATGCACCAGGGCCGGTTTGTCGGGGCCTTTGAACTCAATGTCGACGTAACCGACCGCATCGAGGCCCTGCACGGACTGCTGCTGAAGCTGTCGATCATTCCCACCGTTCTTCTGCTGCTGGCCATGGGCATCATGCTCTGGCTGATGCGGAATCTCAATTTCTATATCCAGGCGCAGCTGGACACTGAAGAAGATCTTATCAAGGCCCTCGATGAATCCTGGCAGTTGACCGAGGAGATGGCCGCCAGCCAGCGGCAGCTGGTACAGCAGGCGGAAGAGCTGGAGGAGTTGAATCGGCAACTCAAGGAAGCGCAGGCACAGATGCTGCAGCGCGAAAAGATGGCCTCCATCGGCCAGCTGGCTGCCGGTGTGGCGCATGAGATCAACAACCCGGTCGGATTTGTCAGCAGCAATATCCGTACGCTGAAAAAATATTTCGATAAGTTCATCACTTTTGTGCAAAAGGTTGAGAGTCTTGTCGATGGGCAGCCCGATTCCAGACTGCAGGAACAGCTGCGTAAGATCGAGCGCGAACTGCGCCTGGCGCAGGTGATGGAGGATGTTCCCGAGCTGATCGCCGAATCTTGCGAAGGGATGCAACGGGTCAAGGAGATCGTGCTGAATCTCAAGAGTTTCTCCCGCGTCGACAACACGGAACGGCAGCAGGCCAATCTCAACGACTGTCTCGAATCGACCCTGAAGATCGTCTGGAACGAACTCAAGTACAAGGCCAGGGTCGAGTGCGACTATGGCGAGCTGCCGAACATTTACTGCCGGCCGCAGGAGCTGAACCAGGTGTTCATGAACCTGCTGGTCAATGCCGCGCACGCCATCGAAAAAGAAGGTGAAATCCGCATTCGCACCTGGGCCGATGACGACGAGGTGCACGTGGCCATCAGCGATACCGGCAGCGGCATACCGGAGGAAATCAGACAGCGCATTTTCGAGCCCTTCTTCACCACCAAGGAGGTCGGCAAGGGGACCGGGCTCGGGCTGAGCATCTCCTGGGATATCGTTCAGAAGCACGGCGGACGTCTCGAAGTGGATTCCGAGGTGGGCAAGGGGACGACTTTCACCATTTCTTTGCCACGCCGAGAGTCCGATGCCGACGAAGAGATGGAGGCGAGATCACAACAGGAAGTTACCAAGACGACAGTCGAGGAAGAGAAATGGGCGAAGCTGTCACAACCGGAAGCCGTCTGA